From the genome of Streptomyces sp. NBC_01260, one region includes:
- a CDS encoding SRPBCC family protein, translating into MAVFRIERFTPLPAAESWRRVTDWERHAAHVPLTTIRVPAGLPTRAGTVFVARTGVGPLAFDDPMEVVRWSPPSGSRAGMCRLEKRGRVVLGRASIDVYPTHAGSHVVWVEELSVRLLPRWGDPLLSGAGRRVFGRVLDSMLDRPAQGYR; encoded by the coding sequence GTGGCCGTCTTCCGCATCGAGCGCTTCACCCCTCTGCCCGCAGCCGAGTCCTGGCGCCGGGTGACGGACTGGGAACGGCACGCCGCGCATGTCCCGCTGACGACGATCAGGGTGCCCGCCGGGCTGCCGACCCGGGCCGGGACGGTCTTCGTGGCACGCACCGGAGTCGGTCCGCTGGCGTTCGACGATCCGATGGAAGTGGTCCGGTGGTCACCGCCGTCCGGCAGCCGGGCGGGGATGTGCCGCCTGGAGAAGCGTGGCCGGGTGGTGCTGGGCCGGGCATCGATCGACGTGTATCCCACCCATGCCGGCTCCCATGTGGTGTGGGTGGAGGAGCTGAGTGTCCGGCTGCTGCCGAGGTGGGGTGATCCGTTGCTCTCGGGCGCGGGGCGGCGGGTCTTCGGCCGGGTGCTCGACTCCATGCTCGACCGGCCGGCGCAGGGGTATCGCTGA
- a CDS encoding SRPBCC family protein, translating to MARRLRSVGLDFVEAAPLRLVFAAEVAAPPDAVYRALADDVEGWPGWFTQLTAARPVGAGAGREVRLRGGIAFRETVVAAEPGRRYAYRVDDSNAPGLHALVEEWLLTPAGTGTRVQWTFAADGSALFRFTMRRGRAAVGRSFRDAVRNLGRRLSAAGA from the coding sequence ATGGCACGCCGACTCCGCTCCGTGGGCCTCGACTTCGTCGAGGCCGCTCCGCTGAGGCTTGTCTTCGCCGCCGAGGTGGCCGCGCCACCCGATGCCGTGTACCGGGCCCTGGCCGATGATGTCGAGGGCTGGCCCGGCTGGTTCACCCAGCTGACGGCGGCGCGGCCGGTCGGTGCGGGCGCGGGCCGCGAGGTGCGGCTCCGGGGCGGGATCGCGTTCCGGGAGACGGTCGTGGCCGCGGAGCCCGGCCGGCGGTACGCCTACCGGGTCGACGACTCCAACGCCCCCGGGTTGCATGCCCTGGTGGAGGAGTGGCTGCTGACCCCGGCCGGCACCGGCACCCGGGTGCAGTGGACGTTCGCCGCCGACGGGTCGGCGCTGTTCCGGTTCACGATGCGGCGGGGGCGGGCGGCGGTGGGCAGGTCGTTCCGGGACGCGGTGCGCAACCTCGGCCGTCGGCTCTCGGCGGCCGGGGCCTGA